The following are encoded in a window of Onthophagus taurus isolate NC chromosome 3, IU_Otau_3.0, whole genome shotgun sequence genomic DNA:
- the LOC111421248 gene encoding anoctamin-4-like, whose translation MTTYYVDNNYTVFLAIAVTIWATIFLELWSRQEIIWQYKWNLNKSIPHIDEMANYKVRVHNYLKYNKHTKTETHYTPFYMKSERILISILGVIGGVIIVILTTATIVISEHFISYYILKYRIKIAVDHLLLLLRCYGYFVTIVLMRIYSPYLAKLAKVLTDQEIHRTKTEYLNAYILKSYTLAFFNSYIMTFYNCFVKESMYTNPGDYKIFHKYFGIGAVLCPPSMGCYGRIFLMTVFSILKRYILMFFYKSYLVELLIMGVKHLYKIIYEEITLNYDRGPELPQWEEEYSLKPISSIFFANAFTKRILEYGLLTFYSATVPVLPGLVLLNNIVELRLTAMSLIRHSRRNVPKRVLGLGSWNNVLQFVTRLSYLISGALICFTSTFVHRAVYYFNNNWSMKGFVLDTLTAFSVDGYTGEMKEKLLRLYPNVTVCYFSGLKNDYNQPNPYQKSDKFYHLFGMKFFTLVIYVHIVYLINSLLSSGISKMPYIVQQYEAYDTMLLRTENMEKITGGKSKKV comes from the exons ATGACAACTTATTACGTCGATAACAACTACACAGTATTTTTAGCTATTGCAGTAACGATATGGG cAACGATTTTCTTGGAACTGTGGAGTCGCCAGGAAATCATCTGGCAATACAAATggaatttaaacaaatctatTCCACATATCgatgaaat ggcTAATTATAAAGTACGCGTTCATAACtacttaaaatataataaacacACTAAAACTGAAACGCATTATACCCCGTTTTATATGAAATCGGAACGAATTCTAATTTCAATTCTTGGGGTTATTGGTGGA gttataattgTAATCCTTACAACAGCAACGATTGTAATTTCTGAACATTTTATCTCATACTATATTCTTAAATACCGTATAAAAATTGCAGTGGATCATCTGCTTTTGTTGCTTAGATGTTATGGTTACTTTGTAACGATTGTACTTATGCGAATTTATAGTCCG TATTTAGCAAAACTAGCTAAGGTATTGACGGATCAGGAAATTCATAGAACCAAAACTGAATATCTCAATGCgtatattttgaaaagttacACATTGGCTTTTTTTAACAGCTATATTATGACTTTTTATAATTGCTTTGTGAAAGAAAGCATGTATACCAATCCGGGTGattacaaaattttccataaatatttCGGAATCGGCGCGGTTTTATGTCCACCATCTATGGGGTGTTATGGCAGAATATTCTTAATGACCGTTTTTAGTATATTAAAACGTTACATCTTGATGttcttttataaaagttaCCTTGTTGA gcTTCTTATCATGGGTGTTAAACAcctttataaaatcatttatgaAGAAATAACTTTAAACTACGATCGAGGCCCAGAACTTCCTCAATGGGAAGAGGAATATAGCTTGAAACCGATTAGTTCGATTTTTTTCGCTAACGCATTTACGAAAAGAA tACTGGAATATGGGTTATTAACTTTTTACAGCGCAACAGTTCCGGTGCTTCCCGGACTCGTATTACTAAACAATATCGTTGAGCTAAGATTAACTGCGATGTCACTTATTAGACATTCGAGAAGGAATGTTCCAAAACGAGTTCTAGGGTTGGGATCGTGGAATAATGTTTTACAGTTTGTTACAAGATTGAGTTATCTTATAAgt GGTGCTTTAATATGTTTTACATCCACATTTGTCCATCGAGCCGTTTATTACTTCAATAATAATTGGTCCATGAAAGGTTTCGTACTTGATACATTAACTG CATTTTCAGTTGATGGATACACTGGTGAAATGAAGGAGAAATTACTGCGTCTGTACCCCAACGTAACTGTGTGTTACTTTTCCggattaaaaaatgattataacCAACCCAATCCTTATCAAAAATCTGacaaattttatcatttgTTCGGTATGAAATTTTTTACGCTCGTTATTTAcgtg CACATcgtttatttgattaattccCTCCTGAGTTCTGGTATATCAAAAATGCCATATATTGTTCAGCAATACGAAGCTTACGACACCATGTTATTAAGAACTGAGAATATGGAGAAAATAACTGGAgggaaaagtaaaaaagtttaa